In the Natronogracilivirga saccharolytica genome, one interval contains:
- a CDS encoding homoserine kinase, translated as MTEYFDNKIRVFAPATVANVACGFDSLGFAINQPGDIVEAVLQDEPGVRISEITGENGRLPTEPEKNTAGVAVLALLEHLEETRGIEMSLHKRMPLGSGLGSSAASSVAALFAANELLGRPLKKGEMLPFAMKAEASACGSPHADNVAPGLLGGFALIRSYDPLDVVSIEYPENLCCTVLHPHIELRTEDSRRILRKHIKLQDAVIQWSNLAGLIAGLAKSDFDLISRSLNDIIFEPVRSLLIPGFDNVKGAAIEAGALGCSISGSGPSVFALSTTMDKAYEVGAAMKEAFSELQLDSDIYVSAVNKKGPRVLQPEEDPVQPDL; from the coding sequence ATGACTGAATATTTCGACAACAAAATACGGGTTTTTGCTCCGGCAACGGTGGCCAATGTTGCCTGCGGTTTCGACTCTCTGGGCTTCGCTATAAATCAGCCAGGGGATATTGTCGAAGCTGTACTGCAGGATGAACCGGGTGTGCGGATAAGTGAAATTACCGGTGAAAACGGACGTTTGCCTACTGAACCGGAAAAAAATACGGCCGGTGTGGCGGTTCTGGCTTTGCTGGAACACCTTGAAGAAACCCGCGGCATCGAAATGTCACTGCACAAGCGAATGCCTCTCGGCAGTGGTCTCGGGTCCAGTGCAGCCAGTTCTGTTGCCGCTCTGTTTGCTGCGAACGAATTGCTGGGACGGCCCCTGAAAAAAGGGGAGATGCTTCCGTTTGCCATGAAAGCCGAAGCAAGTGCCTGCGGATCGCCGCATGCAGACAATGTCGCCCCGGGACTGCTCGGCGGCTTTGCCTTGATACGCAGTTACGATCCGCTTGATGTTGTTTCAATAGAATATCCGGAAAACCTTTGCTGTACCGTATTGCACCCGCATATTGAACTGCGTACAGAAGACTCCCGCAGAATACTCAGAAAACATATAAAGCTTCAGGATGCGGTTATTCAGTGGAGCAATCTTGCCGGACTCATAGCAGGGCTGGCAAAATCCGACTTTGATCTGATCAGCCGGTCGCTGAACGACATCATCTTTGAACCTGTGCGCTCACTTTTGATCCCCGGATTTGACAACGTCAAGGGAGCCGCCATTGAGGCCGGAGCACTGGGATGCAGTATCTCCGGATCGGGTCCCTCCGTCTTTGCCCTGAGCACAACCATGGACAAGGCTTATGAAGTTGGCGCGGCCATGAAGGAGGCTTTTTCAGAGTTGCAGCTCGACAGTGACATATATGTCTCAGCAGTCAACAAAAAAGGCCCCAGAGTACTTCAGCCGGAAGAAGATCCCGTTCAGCCGGATCTCTGA